A stretch of DNA from Microbacterium sp. LWS13-1.2:
CGATGAGCGCGTACGACACGCCGGCGCGGGGACCGGCCAGCACGCCCGCTTCGACGCGGACACCGGCATCCCGGCCGGTCTTGTTGATGAAGAGGAGACCGTGCTCATCGTTCTCGTGCGAGAACGGGTCGAGGCCGGTCGCCGATGCCACGAGGGAGAGGTCGTGGTTGAGGCTCAGCCACTCGGCCACCTGCGCGCTCACGCTCGGCGAGACGACCTGCGAATTGACGAGAGCGGCAAAGACCTCGGCGAGCTCGCGGGCCGAGCCCAGTGCGAAGTGCGGGGCGTCGTCGGGGCCGCGCTCGTCGCGGAAGCGGTCGAGGAGCGCGGAGCGCGACAGCCCCAGGTCTTCGATGCGGGCGCGCACCGCCGGCAGGCCGACCCGCCGCAGCAGCGCGTTGGCGGCCATGGCGTCACCCGTCGAGGCGGTGAGCACCGCGAGGTCGGACAGCGGCAGAGCGGGCGCCTTCAGGTGCTGCCACACGCCCCCGACGCCGACAGGCTCGAGCTGCGCACGGTCGATGATCTCGAGCGGCTCGAGCCGCCCGGACTCGAACGCCGCGGCCACCTCGATGAGCAGCGGCACCACGCCGAGCCCCGCCACCGGCAGGGTGACGAAGTCATCGCCCGAGAGCACGGACGTGCCGCGGTCGAGATCGGTGATCCGCACCGAGATCTTGGCGCCCGATGCGGCGAGATCGTCGAGCGCCTTCAGCGTCGACGTGAACGAACGACGTCCGGCAGCCGCCCTCTTCGGCAGCCGCCGGCCGGTGCTCCGTCGCGCCCCCCGCAGCGACTCGGCGTCCCTTCTGGGCTCGATGCCCACGGAGTTTCCCTCCCGTTGATGTTGTTGCGGGGCGAACGGGCCGCATGCGGCCCGGCCATCACCAGATGGTGACGCGCTCGTCCTCGTCGAGCCAGAGAGCATCCGACGGCGTCACTCCGAATGCATCGTAGAACGCGTCGACGTTGCGGACGATCTGATTGCACCGGAACTCGTTGGGCGAGTGCGGGTCGATCGTCAGCAGGCGGATGGTCTCGGCATCCCGCCCCTTCTGCTGCCAGATCTGTCCCCAGCTGAGCAGCAGTCGCTGGATGCCGGTGAAACCGTCCAGCTCGGGCGCGTCGGCATCGCCCAGCGACAGGGCGTAGGCCCTGATCGCGATGCCGAGACCGCCGAGGTCTCCGATGTTCTCGCCGATCGTGAGCGCGCCGTTGACGGTGTTCTCGGGCGCGAGGCCCTGCGGCACGAGGGAGTCGAACTGGGCGATGAGGTTCTTGGTGCGCTCCTCGAACGCCGCGCGGTCGTCGTTGGTCCACCAGTCCCGCAGCGACCCGTCGCCGTCGAAGCGGCTGCCCTGGTCGTCGAAGCCGTGGCCGATCTCGTGGCCGATGACCGCGCCGATGCCGCCGTAGTTGGCCGCGGCGTCGCGCTCGGCGTCGAAGAAGGGGTACTGGAGGATCGCCGCCGGGAACACGATCTCGTTCATCAGCGGGTTGTAGTACGCGTTGACGGTCTGCGGCGTCATGAACCACTCGTCGCGGTCGATCGGCTGGCCGACCTTGGCGAGCTGGCGGTCGTGCTCCCACACGTGGGCGCGGCGGACGTTGCCGACGAGGTCCTCGGCGTCGATCTCGAGCGCCGAGTAGTCCTTCCACTTCACCGGGTACCCGATCTTCGGGGTGAAGGCGTCGAGCTTGGCGAGCGCGCGCTCGCGGGTCTCGGGCGTCATCCACTCGAGCTCGGAGATCGACTGGCGGTAGGCCTCGATGAGGTTGGCCACCAGCTCGTCCATCGCGACCTTCGAGGCCGGCGGGAAGTGGCGCTCGACGTAGACACGGCCGATCGCCTCGCCCATCGCGGCCTCGGTGAGGCTGACGCCGCGCTTCCACCGCTCGCGGTTGACCGGCACGCCGGTGAGCTGCGTGCCGTAGAAGCCGAAGTTCTCGGCGACGAACTCGTCCGACAGGAACGGCGCCGCCGAGTGCACGACGGTGAACCGCAGCCATGCCTTCCAGTCGTCGAGGCGTTCCTCGACGAGCAGGGCGCCGAGGCCCTCGAAGAAGCTCGGCTGATACACGTTGATCTCGGCGAACGCATCGGCGTGGTCGGCGGCCGCGCCCTCGCGCCACGGCGTCAGGTCGACGCCGACGAGCGCCTGCACCTCGTCCCACGTCTTGAGGTTGTAGGTCTTGACCGCGTCGCGGCTCGCGACGTTGTCCCAGTGGTGCGTGGCGATCTCGGTCTCGATCGCGACGATGCGATCGGCGGATGCCTCGGCCTCGGCCACGCCGGCGAGCTCCAGGATCCGCTGCACGTGCGCGCGGAAGGCGATGCGGGTCTCCTGAAAGTTGTCGAGGCGGTAGTAGCTCTCGTCCGGCAGCGAGAGGCCGCCCTGGATAAAGAACGGCACGTAGCGCTCGGGGTTGCCCGGGTCGGGCTCGATGTAGAGGTGGATGAGCGCCGCGATGCCTTCGCGCTCGAACTCGCCGATCGTGCGGAGGAAGCCGGGGATGTCGACGACCGCGTCGACACGCGCCAGCACGTCGGCGAGGGGTGCCGCACCCTGCGCCTCGATGCGCTCGGTGTCCATGAAGCTCGTGTAGAGGTCGCCGATCTTGCGCGCCTCGGTGCCGGGCTCGGCCTGCTGCGACTCCTCGACGATCGCGTGCACGTCCTTCTCGGCCTGCTCCGCGATGAGGTGGAACGAGCCCCACCTCGCCTTGTCCTCGGGGATCTCGGTCCGATCGAGCCACGAGCCGTTGACGTGGCGGAACAGGTCGTCCTGAGGGCGGATCTCGGCGCTGAGTTCCTCGAGCGCGAGACCGGAGCGGGGGGCATCGGTCATGCGTTCCAGGGTAACCGCCCCCAGGTGTGCGAATCCTCGGCGAGGCATCGATCCGAGGCTGTGACCGCATTGTGATGATGACGGATGCCGAGGGCCGGCGTCGGAGCGTGCGGCCGGCGTCGGCGGCGCCTCCTAGGCTCGGAGGGTGACGACCGACACCCTGAATCGCGACATCCTGCGGCTCGCGGTGCCGGCGCTCGGCGCCCTGATCGCCGAGCCGCTGTTCCTGATCGTCGACTCCGCCCTCGTCGGGCACCTCGGTGTCGAGCCGCTCGCCGGACTCGGCATCGCCTCCGCGGTGCTGCAGACCATCGTCGGTCTGATGGTCTTCCTCGCCTACTCGACGACGCCGGCCGTCGCGCGCCGGTTCGGCGCGGGCGACGCGTCCCGCGCCGTGTCGGTCGGCATCGACGGCATGTGGCTCGCCCTCGGCATCGGCGCGGTGCTGGCGCTCGTCGGCTATGCGGCCACGCCTGCGCTCGTCGGGCTCTTCGGCGCGACGCCCGAGGTCGCCCAGCAGGCCGAGATCTACCTGGGCATCTCGATGTGGGGCCTGCCCGCCATGCTGGTCGTCTTCGCCGCGACCGGGCTCCTGCGCGGCATGCAGGACACGGTGACGCCGTTGTGGATCGCGGGGCTCGGCTTCGGCGCCAACGCCGTCCTCAACTGGGCGTTCATCTACGGCTTCGGGTGGGGCATCGCCGGCTCCGCCGTCGGCACCGTCCTCGCCCAGTGGGGCATGGTCGCCGCGTACGCGGTCGTCGTGGGGCGGCTCGCGCGCCGGCACGAGGCATCCATCCGCCCGCAGCGCGAGGGAGTGCGCGGCTCGGCGCGGTCGGGCGGCTGGCTGTTCCTCCGCACGGTGTCGCTGCGGGTCGCGCTGCTCGCGACCGTGGCGGTCGCGACGGGCCTCGGCACGGTCGAGCTGGCTGGCTGGCAGGTCGCGTTCACCATCTTCTCCACCGCCGCGTTCGCGCTCGATGCGCTCGCCATCGCGGCCCAGGCACTCATCGGCAAGGGACTCGGCGCCGAGGAGACCGGGCTCGTCCGCCGTGTGCTCGGCCGCACGGTGGCGTGGGGCGCCTGGTTCGGCGTGATCACCGGAGCACTGATCGGCGCACTGTCGGGCGTCATCGGGCTGCTGTTCACCGGCGACCCCGGCATCGCCGCGCTGGTGCAGCCGGCGCTCATCGTGCTCGCCGTCGCCCAGCCCGTCTGCGGCGTGGTGTTCGTGCTCGATGGCGTGCTCATCGGCGCCGGCGACGCGAAGTACCTCGCCCTCGTCGGGGTGCTCAACCTGGTGCCGTTCGTCCCCGCGCTGGTGCTCGTGGCGGTGCTGCATCCGGTCGGTGCGGCGGGGCTCACCTGGCTCGCGGTGTCGTTCTTCGGCGTCTACATGCTCGCGCGCCTGATCACCCTCGGCTGGCGCGTGCGCGGATCCGCCTGGCTGACCGCGGGCGCCTGACGCCGGCACCCTTCCTCCGGACGGACGGTATCAGCGCCGCCGCTGACGGCTCCTTGCTCGCATGGCGCGCACGCGGCGACGCCAGGAGGAGCCGACATGTCCGAGACCGGCGCATTCGCGTTCACCGTCCACCCCCGCGCACGTCTGCGCGAGGATCTCGCGCGCGCCTGGCGGCCGCTCGGGCTCGTGCCCGAGCGCGTCTACGACACGGCCCTGCGCCGCCTGCCGCTCCCGCCGGTCACCATGGCGGGCGTGCAGATCGGCGGGGAGCGCGTCGGCCACGTCGTGCTGGTCCCGTTCGGCGCCCGCCACCTGCTGTCGGACATCGAGGAGGGGCGGCGCCGCGTGAGTCGTGCGGTGGACCGCGCCGCGGCTCTCGGCGCCGACGTCGTCGGGCTGGGGGCACTCACCGCGACGGTCACCGCCGGCGGCCTCACGCTGCGCGAGCGCACCGACATCGCCGTGACGAACGGGAACGCCTTCACGGCGGCGATCGTGGAGGATCAGATCCGGATGCTGCTGCCTCACGTCTCCTCGCGGACGACGCGGCCGCACGTGGCCATCGTCGGCGCGACCGGCAGCGTCGGCACGGCGGTCACGAAGCTGCTCGCCCGCGACAGCGCCGGCGCCCGGCTGACGCTCATCGCGCGCACGGAGGGGCGGCTCAAGGCGCTCGCCGCCGCGATCGCCGGCGACGTGGACGTCGACGTCGCCCAGACGATCGACGCGGTCCGCGATGCCGACCTCGTCGTGCTGCTCACCGCATCCGCCGACACGCTCCTGGGTCCGGAGCACCTGGCATCGGGTGCGGTGGTGCTCGACGCCACGCAGCCGCGCAACACGTTGCCCGCTCTCGCATCGGCCCGGCCCGATGTGCTCGTCGTCGACGGCGGCATCGTCTCGATCCCGAGCCTCCGCCTCACCGGCGGCGAGATCGGCCTGCCGGACGGCCGCTCGTACGCCTGCTTCGCCGAGACGGCGATCCTCGCGCTCTCCGGCCACTCCGGCCATTTCTCGCTGGGCAATCCGACACTCGAGCAGGTCGATGCCGTCCGCGAGCGGGCCCGCGGCCTGGCTCGCCTCGGATTCCACGCCGCCGAGCCGACGAGCTTCGGCAGACCCGTCGCACTCGAGTCGCACTCGGCGGTGATCGCATGACCCGTGTGGTGCTCCTCGGCGGCGGCTACGTGACGCTGCACGCCTATGCGACGCTCGTGCGGCGCCGTGCGCGCGACGTCCGCCGCGGCGACCTCGAGATCGTCGTGATCTCGGCCGATCACGCGCACCGGTTCCACGGCTTCACGGGTGAGCTCGTCGCCGGGATGATCGACTCCGACCGCGTCGCCACTCCCCTCGCGGAGGCGATGCCGCTTGCCCGCATCATCGGCGGCCGGGCCCTGAGCATCGACACCGTCCACCAATCGGTGTCGTACCGGTGCGGCGAGAACCCGGTCGAGGCGCTGACCTACGATCACCTCGTGGTGGGCACCGGAGCGAAGGAACCGGCGTCGGAGGTCGCCGGGCTCGAGCAGTACGGCCGCACGCTGCGGGGCCCTGACGAGATCGCCGCACTCGCCGACCATCTCGGGACGGTTCCGGGATCGCCCGTCGTCGTGGCCGGGGGCGGGATCGCGGGCGCCGAGCTCGCCGCGGCCATCGCCGACCGCGGGCATCCGGTCACCCTCGTGCACTCAGGGAACCGGATCCTCGGCGAGTGGTCCGATCAGCCGGGGCTAGTAGCGCGTGCAGAGAAGGAGCTCGACCGCCTGGGCGTACGGGTGATGCCGGGCGCGCGTCTCACCGAGGTCACGCCGACGACCGCGGTGCTGTTCGACGGCACGACCCTCACCACGGCGACCGTCGTCGCGGCGACCGGGCAACGTCCCGTGTACCTCCCGGGGCTCGATCCGTGGCGAGACGAGCGCGGACGACTGCGGACGGGACGCACGCTCGCCGTCAGGTATGGCGTGTGGGCAGCCGGCGACGGTGCACGCGTGGAGCACCCCAGGAACCGGGAACCCGTGCCGGCCAACGCGCTGTGGGCCATCAAGGGCGGCGACCACATCGGCCGCGCGATCGCACGGCGACTGAGCGGAAAGACGCCCCGGGCCTTCACGTATCGAGGGCTGGGCCGCGCGGCCTCGTTCGGCTACGGCCGGGGCATCTCGGAGCTGTACGGCGTGCCGTTCACCGGTGCGCTCGCGTGGCTGCTGCGGCTGGTGTTCTTCCTGCGCTTCATGCCCTCGCGGGCTCGCGCGGCCGGGGTCGTGTCCGACCTCGCGCGCTTCGCCGTCACCCCGCGCCGCGGACGCGTGCGCGCCGTTCAGGTCGGGACGCGGTCGGCCTCACGCCCCGCCGTGAGCACCGAGGCGGCGTGAGTGCCGCGGGTCACGCCCAGCGACGGCACCACTCGTACATGACGACGGCCGCGGCGGCGCTCGCGTTCATCGACCGGGTCGAGCCGTACTGCTGGATCTGGACGGTGGCGGATGCCGCGGCCAGCGCCTCGGGCGAGAGCCCCGGGCCCTCCTGACCGAACAGCAGCACGCACGCCTCCGGCAGATCGGCCGCCGGGAGGGGCTTCGACCCCTCGACGTTGTCGATCGCGATCACCGGCAAGGATGCGGCATCCGCCCACTGCACGAACGCCTCGACCGTCTCGTGGTGGCGCACGTGCTGATAGCGGTCGGTGACCATGGCCCCTCGACGGTTCCACCGGCGCTTGCCGATAATGTGCACCTCGGCGGCCAGGAACGCGTTGGCGCTGCGCACGATCGAGCCGATGTTCATGTCGTGCTGCCAGTTCTCGATTGCGACGTGGAACGCGTGCCGGCGCATGTCGAGGTCGGCGACGATGGCGTCCATCGTCCAGTAGCGGTAGGCGTCGACGACGTTTCGCGCGTCGCCGTGCGCCAGCAGCTCGGGGTCGTACCGCGGGTCGTCGGGCCACGCGTCGGGCCCGCCCGGCCAAGGGCCGACGCCCACCGGGAGCGTCGGTTCGGCCGGCTCGGCAGCGGGTTCCAGACCGGATCCCGGCCCGGGCTCGGGCGCGGAGTCGGGCCCGGGCTCGGGCGCGGAGTCGGGCGCGGTCGCGTCGGGCGGGGTCACCGGCCCAGGCTATCCGCGCCCGCCCCGCCGCGGCTTGATTCCGGTCGTTGAGCGAGCGAGGAACGTGGTCGTTGAGCGAGCTTGCGAGTCGAAGTGCAGAGACGAAACGCCTCAGACCTTCTCGCAAGCCCGAGGCGTTTCGTCTCGGTCGCCGGCGCTCCCTCGCTCAACGAGCGGAATCAGGCCGGTCACCGCGTTTCGTCTCGATCGCTGACGCTCCCTCGCTCAACGACGGGAACCGTCTTTTCGGTGCACCGAAAAACGGCTAGGGTTTCGGTGTGCCGAAAACTGCCGAAGCTGTCAGGATGCCGCCCGCCACCACCAGCCGCCGCTCGCTGCCCCGCCTGGCGTGGCTGATCGGTCCTGCGCTCGTGGCCGGCGTCGCGTATCTCGACCCCGGCAACGTGGCCAGCAACATGACGGCCGGCGCCCGCTACGGCTACCTGCTGGTCTGGGTGGTCGTGCTCGGCAACGTCATGGCCTGGCTCATCCAGTACCTCTCCGCCAAGCTCGGCATCGTCACGGGCAAGAGCCTGCCCGAGACCCTCGGCGGCCGCATCCGCTCGAAGTGGGGTCGCCGCGCCTACTGGCTGCAGGCCGAGCTGGTCGCGATGGCGACCGACATCGCCGAGGTGATCGGCGGCGCGGTCGCACTGAACCTGCTGTTCGGCATCCCGCTCCTGTGGGGCGGCGTGATCACCGGCACCGTGTCGATCGCGCTGCTGCTGATCCAGTCCCGCCGCGGCCCGCGGCCCTTCGAGTTCGTGATCATCGGGCTGCTCGCCATCATCGCGATCGGCTTCTCGTTCGGCGTCTTCGTCGCGCCGCCCGACGGCGCCAGCGTCGTGGCCGGTCTCGTGCCGCGCTTCGAGGGCACCGACTCCGTGCTGCTGGCAGCCTCGATCCTCGGCGCGACGATCATGCCGCACGCCATCTACGCGCACAGCGCGCTGGCACGCGACCGCTTCGCGCCCCGCGTCGCCTCCGCTCCGGCTCCGGCCACGCCGACGCCGGGCAACCTCCCGGGTTTGGGGCGCACGGCGTCTGTTTGGGGCGCACGGCGTGCGCCCCAAACGGACGGCGCGCGCCCCAAACCCGACACCGATACCAACACCGAACCCGACACCGCCATCGCCACGGGTCCTGCGGCTCCGCCCCCCTACGGGGCCGCGCTCAGCGACCGGTCCGCACCCGACGCGACGCTGGCCGAGCTGCGCGGCATCCCGACCCGGCGCCTGCTGCGCGCGACGAAGTGGGACGTCTCCATCGCGATGCTCATCGCCGGCACCGTGAACCTCTGCATCCTGCTGCTCGCCGCGGCGAACCTGGCCGGCGTGCCGGGCACCGACTCGCTCGAGGGCGCGTACGCCGCGCTCTATGCGGGGCTCGGTCCGCTGGTGGCGACGCTGTTCGCCGTCGGGCTGCTGGCGAGCGGGCTGGCGAGCACGTCGGTCGGCGCCTACGCCGGCGCCGAGATCATGCACGGTCTGCTGCACATCCGCGTGCCGCTCCTGGCCCGCCGCCTCGTGACCCTCATCCCGGCGCTCGTGATCCTCGCGATCGGCTTCGACCCGACGGTGGCGCTGGTACTGAGCCAGGTCGTGCTGTCTTTCGGCATCCCGTTCGCGCTGGTGCCGCTGGTGGCGCTGACCGCGAACCGCGAGATCCTCGGCGGGTTCCGCAACCGGGCGTGGACGACGATCGCCGGCATCGCGGCATCCGTGTTCCTCATCGCGCTCAACGGCGTGCTGCTCTTCCTCGTCCTATCGGGGGCGTGAGCCGCGACCTCGCGCCTGAAGCAGCACGAGGGAGCCCGGTACTCTGAATCCGTGGCCTCTCCTGCCGTCGACGACTACCTCAAGACGATCTACCACCACACCGAGTGGCAGGACGACCGCATCACGCCGTCGCAGCTGGCCGCCGAACTGGGACTCGCGCCGTCGAGCGTCACCGAGATGGTGCAGAAGCTCGCCGCGCAGGGGCTCGTCACCCACCGCCCGTACGGTCCCATCGCCCTGTCGGACGACGGCGAGCGCCGCGCGGCCACCATCATCCGCCGGCACCGGCTCATCGAGACGTGGCTCGTGCGGGAGTTCGGCTACGCCTGGGACGAGGTGCACGACGAGGCCGAGGTGCTGGAGCACGCCATCAGCGACCGGCTGCTCGAGGGCATCGACGAGCGCCTCGGACGGCCCCGCTTCGACCCCCACGGCGATGCGATCCCGGATGCCGCGGGCCACGTCCACCGTGAACCCTTCGTCGTGCTCGGCGGGGCGTCAGCCGGTCACACCGGTCGGGTGCTCCGCGTCAGCGACCGCGACCCCGAGCTGCTGCGGGCCGTCGAGTCGGCCGGCGTCGCGGTCGGCGCGACGGTGACGGTGACGTCCGCCGCAGCCCTGCGGATCGGTGAGGTCGAAGTGATCCTCCCCCGCGCCGCCGGCGACGCCGTATGGCTCAGCGTCGACCCCGAGGTCTGAGCGATCGCGCCCCCACCGGCAGCGCTGTTGCGTGGGATCCGGGGTCCGGGGTCGCTCGTGTCCCGGATTCCGCCCTTACTGCGCCGAGTCGCGCCGCATGCGGTGCCTGGACCAAGCGATGGTGGGACGTGCGGGCTGTGACGGTCAGCGCTCCGCGACCTCGAAGGACCAGTGCACGCCGGTGGCCGTCTCGGCCACGTCCCAGAGGCGTGCGCCCACCACGGGATCACGGGTGATTTTGGCGGCCTTCTGCCGACGCGGCTCGCCGCGCGAGCCGGTGCGCGGTCCCCAGAACTCCCCGCCCTCGATCTCGGGGTCGGTGAGCGCCCGCACGAGCGACCAGGCGCCGCGCTCCTTGGACTGCGCGATGGCGGCCTGCAGGTTGTCGCGGAACCGCTTGGCGCGCGAGGGTTCGTTGACCCCGACGATGCCGGGCGTCCGGCCGCCGGTCGAGTAGCCCGGGTGGGCGACGACGCTCGCCACGGGAACGCCCGCTGCGCGCAGGCGCCGGTCGGCCTCGAAGCCCAGCGCGGCCGTGGCGACCTTCGACTGGACGTACGCGCGCCACGCGGTGTAGCCGTCGGCCAGCTGCGGGTCGACCGGGTCGTAGGGCGTGAGCGACGTCGACATGCTGCCGAGCCACACCATCCGGCCCGAGGCGTCCGCCAGCGCGGTCAGCAGCTCGCCGGCGAGCGCGTAGTGGCCGAGGGCATTCGTCGCGAACACGACCTCGTTGCCGTCGATCGTGGTCTCGCGGGTCTTCGGGGGGTGGACGATGCCAGCGTTCAGCAGGACGCCGTCCAGGCCGCCCTTGCCGCGCACGCTCGCGGCCGCCGAGCGCACCGATGCGAGGTTGCTGGTGTCGAGGATGAGCGGCTCGGTCGCATCGGTCGCGGCATCCGGAACCCGTCGGCGGATCGCCGCGCGCGCGGCCGACAGCCGGTTCGGATGGCGCGCCGACATGAGCACCTGTGCGCCCGCGCGCACCAGCTGCTCCGACGCGAAGTAGCCGAGGCCGGCGTTGGATCCGGTCACGAGGTACACGCGTCCGGAGAGGTCGGGAAGGCTCCGGGGGTCCCACGTCACGGCTTCGACCCTACGCCCGCGCGCCACTTAGTCTGGACGCATGCGCACGCGGTCCGACATCGAATGCTGGCTCACCGACATGGACGGCGTGCTGGTGCATGAGAACACCCCCGTTCCCGGGGCCTCCGCACTGCTGCAGCAGTGGCGCGACCAGGGCGTGCCCTTCCTCGTGCTGACCAACAACTCCATCTTCACGCCGCGGGATCTGTCGGCGCGGCTGCGCGCTTCGGGGCTCATCGTTCCGGAGGAATCGATCTGGACCTCCGCGCTCGCGACCGCCGACTTCCTGCGCTCGCAGATGCCCGGCGGCACGGCGTTCGTCATCGGCGAGGCCGGCCTCACAACAGCCCTTCACGAGGCCGGCTTCATCATGACCGAGACGAACCCCGACTACGTCGTCGTCGGCGAGACCCGCAACTACTCCTTCGAGGCGATCACCAAGGCGATCCGCTTCCTCGGCGCCGGCGCCCGCTTCATCGCGACCAATCCCGACGCGACCGGCCCGTCCACCGAGGGCGTGCTGCCCGCGACCGGCGCCATCTCGGCCCTCATCACGAAGGCGACCGGCATGGAGCCGTACGTCGTCGGCAAGCCGAACCCCATGATGTTCCGCTCCGCGCTCAACCGCATCGGCGCGCACTCCGAGAACACCGGCATGATCGGCGACCGCATGGACACCGACGTCGTCGCCGGCATCGAGGCGGGCCTGCACACCGTGCTGGTGCTCACCGGAATCAGCGACGCGGCCGAGATCGCGCGCTACCCGTTCCGCCCCGACGAGGTGCTCGACTCGGTCGCCGACCTCCTCGACCTCGAGCCCGTCGAGTCCGAGGACCCCGAGCTGCTGTAGGCCCCGAGCGGCGGCAGCCCCAACTTCTGCTCTGACGCGCCGGCCGCGGCATCCGTCGGTCGCAGTTGAGGTGCCGCGCGTCCTCAGATGAGGAAACATGCCGAAATGCGGAGCGAACGGCCTGTTGAGCGCCTCATCTCGGCTCACGTCCTCAGTTGAGGAGCGGATGCCGCAGCCCTCCTCTACGCCAGCTCGAGACCCGCGCGCAGTTCCGCGTCCAGCACGAGGTCCGCCCCGTCCAGGCGCGTGCGCACCTCGGGGTCGAGCACCAGGTCTGCCGCGGCGAGCGCCTCTTCGAGCTGGGCGACGCTCGAGATGCCGACCACCGGGATCACCGGCACCGGCCCCCCGAGCAGCCACGCGAGCGCGACCTGGTTGGGGGGCGCGCCGATCTCGGCGGCGACGTCGTGCAGCACGCGCACACGCTCACGGTTCGACGCGTGGCGCATCGGCGCCCACAGCGGCTTGTCGTCGCGCGTGAACGCCCCCTGGTGCAGCGGCGAGTATGCGGTGACGGTGAGCGGCGGGCGGCTGTCGACGCCCGCGGCGGCGCCTGCGCCTGCCCCTGCCCCGGCGCCTGCGCCTGCGCCTGCCCCGGCGCCTGCCCCTGCCCCGGCGCCTGCGCCTGCGCCTGCGCCTGCGGCCAGCGAATCGACGTAGTCCAGAAGCTCGACCGACACGTCGTTCGTGCGCCCGGCTGCCGGGCTCGGGTAGACGTAGCTGTAGCCCTGCTGCACTACACCGTACGGGTCGACGCCCTGGCGCAGCGCCTCCTCGCGCGCTTCGACGAGACGCCAGAGCGCGACGTTCGAGATGCCCGCGATGCCGACGAGTCCCTCGCGCTGCAGCTGCCCGAAGGCGGCGACGGTCTCTGCGATCGGCGTCTCGCGGTCGTCGACGTGCCCGTACAGCACGTCGAGGTGGTCGATGCCGAGGTGCTGCAGGCTGAGGCGCGCCTCGCGCGCGACGACCTCGGCCGAGAGTCCCTGGAAGTTCGTCGGCTCGACGGTCTGCAGCGGCAGTGCGGGGTCCTTCTTCGCAGCACCGAGCTTGGTGGCCAGGCGCACGTCGCCGAGGCCGCCGCGGCGGCGGATCCACTCCCCGAGCACGTCCTCGCTGTCGCGGCCGTGGCCGCCGACCCAGACGCTGTAATTGTTCGCGGTGTCGACGAAGGTGCCGCCCGCGTCGGCGAACCGGTCGAGGATGGCGAGGGATGTCGCGGTGTCGGTGCGTGTGCCGAAGAACATGGTGCCGAGGCACAGGGTCGAGACCTCGAAAGAAGTCGACCCGTTGGAGATGGTGCGGTACTGCATGGCGTTCCCTTTCCTGAGTTGGTGGGGGTGCTCCCATCGTGAGACCTGAGCGGTCTGGGAGTACGATCCGATTCCATGGCAGAAGTCCAGACCAATCCGGTCGCGTGGGAGACCCTGCTCGATCTCTCGGCCTACGACGGTCCCCGCCACGTCCGGCTCGAGCTGGCGGTGCGGGATGCCGTGGCCACCGGCAGGCTGCCCGCCGGCGCGGCGCTTCCCCCCAGCCGGCTGCTCGCGGCATCTCTGGGCGTCTCGCGGTGGGTGGTGACCGAGGTGTACGGGCGTCTCACCGCCGAGGGCATCCTCGACGCCCGCACCGGTTCGGGCACCAGAGTCGCGACGCGCATCAGCGTCGCGGCGACACGTCGCGAGCCCCCGCCCGTCGCGCCGCAGCGGCGGCCGCGCTTCGACCTCGCGCCGGGCGTTCCCGACCTGCGGCACGCGCCGCGCGCGCTGTGGTTGCGCGCCCTGAGCGAGGCGCTGGCCGACACTCCCGACGCCGAGCTGTTCCGGCTCGACGGCGACGTCCCGTCTGCCCGCGGCGCGCTCGCCGCATACCTGTCGCGCGCGCGCTTCGCGAGGGCGGATGCCGACGCCGTCGTCGTCACGCACGGCGCCGCCGACGGCATGCGGCGACTGGCCCGCGCGCTCCGCGGGCTGGGACACCGCGCCCTCCTCGTCGAGGATCCGTCATGGCAGCGCATGCGGCAGGTCGCTGCGGCCGAGGGCCTCGGCTCCGTGCCCGTCCGCGTCGACGAGCACGGCGTCGACGTCGACGCGCTGCTGGCGGCATCCGTCCGCACCGGCGCG
This window harbors:
- a CDS encoding PLP-dependent aminotransferase family protein, whose amino-acid sequence is MAEVQTNPVAWETLLDLSAYDGPRHVRLELAVRDAVATGRLPAGAALPPSRLLAASLGVSRWVVTEVYGRLTAEGILDARTGSGTRVATRISVAATRREPPPVAPQRRPRFDLAPGVPDLRHAPRALWLRALSEALADTPDAELFRLDGDVPSARGALAAYLSRARFARADADAVVVTHGAADGMRRLARALRGLGHRALLVEDPSWQRMRQVAAAEGLGSVPVRVDEHGVDVDALLAASVRTGARAALVTPAHQFPVGVPLSAERREGLIAWARERDGVVIEDDYDAEFRYDRRPIGALQAMAPDRVVLAGSLSKTATPALGIGWLVLPPWLRDDVRDAGAATPSTIDQLALTRFLAAGSLDRHLRGARARYRRRREALLAALAHRLPECRVSGIAAGLHLVLDLPPGVRAADVVRAGAAYDVALTDIRRYRVSPDVPAPERLVLGYGDLADPLVDEAVSLLAAAVRDLAARGVGASR
- a CDS encoding HAD-IIA family hydrolase encodes the protein MRTRSDIECWLTDMDGVLVHENTPVPGASALLQQWRDQGVPFLVLTNNSIFTPRDLSARLRASGLIVPEESIWTSALATADFLRSQMPGGTAFVIGEAGLTTALHEAGFIMTETNPDYVVVGETRNYSFEAITKAIRFLGAGARFIATNPDATGPSTEGVLPATGAISALITKATGMEPYVVGKPNPMMFRSALNRIGAHSENTGMIGDRMDTDVVAGIEAGLHTVLVLTGISDAAEIARYPFRPDEVLDSVADLLDLEPVESEDPELL
- a CDS encoding aldo/keto reductase, translated to MQYRTISNGSTSFEVSTLCLGTMFFGTRTDTATSLAILDRFADAGGTFVDTANNYSVWVGGHGRDSEDVLGEWIRRRGGLGDVRLATKLGAAKKDPALPLQTVEPTNFQGLSAEVVAREARLSLQHLGIDHLDVLYGHVDDRETPIAETVAAFGQLQREGLVGIAGISNVALWRLVEAREEALRQGVDPYGVVQQGYSYVYPSPAAGRTNDVSVELLDYVDSLAAGAGAGAGAGAGAGAGAGAGAGAGAGAGAGAAAGVDSRPPLTVTAYSPLHQGAFTRDDKPLWAPMRHASNRERVRVLHDVAAEIGAPPNQVALAWLLGGPVPVIPVVGISSVAQLEEALAAADLVLDPEVRTRLDGADLVLDAELRAGLELA